The proteins below come from a single Torulaspora delbrueckii CBS 1146 chromosome 5, complete genome genomic window:
- the MDM30 gene encoding SCF ubiquitin ligase complex subunit MDM30 (similar to Saccharomyces cerevisiae MDM30 (YLR368W); ancestral locus Anc_4.216): MLVLPQEVWIDITRYLGPQDLFQLRLCCKRLNQIVSSRAIWKPRCYEKWLEHQLHDVLNTHRDEHRDWFYYYRFRNRIDRHVLNLLIKITQVTDTDEYTKLFENVLRYNPSHLIPLFHKITSKATEGETEGATLELVTLCQRLLNTLRHKHVYDLLRIEEKSTPTFVHNAEETFFLPLAAMDPSFDRLLHFRQDMFAQIHALIKQEFEDLDDFFRLPATLKVDKLICFLTEVLNIFKTDRHFFLEDFMLLRIYAGETTGHPLVILSIIQSLASQYAVETILCGSYLIISDSRLRDGESYLTLSSTGVPKIFTRKRLVQSLKRIVGSSDYIIQREIMPTILQPLKYQTLLATIFKELLPLYSRSKWSASPMKTMEKARGMFPYSNQPMNSETVRYFLCVYKAVEMRLRLESQVSVLFTIAHKQVFALVSRLFPEDSTYLNKLLKCDGKDFGEIRYNYEDWILHLHNIPLEKSDALGLFVMSPRDRQLMCVVGTKKIGNDETYYTLMNFIGEFYVELRQNLEVFDVENNEHCIENFLSLAAQSDLGLVFTNFDWQQKKLITNAKVLHILATQD; the protein is encoded by the coding sequence ATGCTGGTTTTGCCCCAGGAGGTATGGATCGACATAACACGCTACTTGGGACCGCAGGACCTGTTCCAACTACGGCTATGTTGTAAAAGGCTTAATCAAATTGTAAGTTCGCGTGCGATATGGAAACCTAGATGCTATGAGAAGTGGCTTGAGCATCAATTACATGATGTTCTTAATACACACCGGGACGAGCATCGTGATTGGTTTTATTACTATAGGTTCAGAAACAGGATTGACAGGCATGTGCTGAATCTCTTAATTAAGATCACTCAAGTAACAGATACCGATGAGTATACGAAGTTGTTTGAAAACGTTCTTCGTTACAATccatcgcatctcatccCATTATTTCATAAGATAACGAGTAAAGCAACCGAAGGAGAAACCGAAGGAGCAACGTTAGAGCTCGTTACGTTGTGTCAGCGACTGTTAAACACTTTGAGACATAAACATGTTTACGATCTGCTAAGAATTGAGGAAAAATCCACACCTACGTTTGTTCATAACGCTGAAGAAACATTTTTTTTGCCATTGGCTGCAATGGATCCCTCATTTGATAGATTATTACATTTCAGACAGGACATGTTTGCACAAATTCATGCATTGATTAAGCAGGAATTCGAAGATTTAGATGACTTCTTCAGGCTTCCTGCTACTTTAAAAGTCGATAAGCTTATTTGCTTTCTCACAGAAGTCCtcaatatcttcaaaaccGATAGACATTTCTTCCTAGAAGATTTTATGTTACTGAGGATATATGCAGGGGAGACTACAGGGCATCCGTTAGTCATACTTTCCATTATTCAGTCACTGGCCTCACAATATGCTGTTGAGACGATCTTGTGCGGTTCGTACCTCATAATTTCTGATTCCAGGCTGCGAGATGGAGAGAGCTACCTAACACTTTCTTCTACTGGTGTACCCAAAATCTTCACCAGGAAAAGATTAGTCCAATCTTTGAAACGGATTGTAGGCTCCAGTGATTACATtattcaaagagaaataaTGCCCACCATTTTACAACCATTGAAATATCAAACATTGTTAGCGACTATTTTTAAAGAACTGTTGCCGTTGTATAGCAGATCGAAATGGTCTGCCTCACCAATGAAGACAATGGAAAAGGCTCGAGGTATGTTCCCTTATAGCAACCAGCCGATGAACTCAGAGACCGTACGTTATTTTCTGTGTGTTTATAAGGCAGTAGAAATGAGACTAAGGTTGGAATCACAAGTTTCAGTTCTGTTTACAATTGCGCACAAGCAGGTTTTCGCTCTCGTTTCCAGATTATTTCCTGAGGACTCAACGTACCTAAATAAACTGCTAAAATGCGATGGAAAAGACTTTGGTGAGATACGTTATAACTACGAAGATTGGATTCTGCACCTTCATAACATACCACTTGAAAAGTCAGATGCTTTGGGTCTCTTTGTTATGTCGCCCAGGGATAGACAACTGATGTGCGTCGTTGGAACGAAGAAAATTGGTAACGATGAGACGTATTATACTTTAATGAACTTTATTGGGGAATTTTATGTTGAGCTCCGTCAGAACTTGGAGGTGTTTGACGTCGAGAACAACGAACATTGTATCGAAAACTTCCTTTCCTTAGCTGCACAATCAGACTTGGGACTAGTATTCACCAACTTTGACTGGcagcagaagaagttgatcaCCAACGCTAAAGTTCTTCACATTCTAGCTACACAAGATTAA
- the ART5 gene encoding Art5p (similar to Saccharomyces cerevisiae YGR068C; ancestral locus Anc_4.215): MKNCQHFIDNKEIQKGMFGLKSSHGGYSKDPLVYCDIRVDSPYKDLVLIRGSPLESNPVPLNGRLLFSLSHDMLVKKISLKLIGRFKLDFLQMGRDNNRSGVTSIVKDQKTVLETRWENLLVSSQGNTVIGDDKHYAGDAGRRELAKRSLSSPVVNRLIKKNSSHVLELPTNGVTGTPYKDLYSSSSYVFHLPKGNYDLPFQVILPSEIMETVEGLQSGSLLYNFEARIDRKRKSSSVTSLLKEDLEALHLHQPSMTTYKYLRIFRTLAPDDLSLQQEMSVGATCKDKIQYEVSIPSKAIAIGDSIPIHIRLFPFQKGYILDKINASLLQFYLVRDNAGQPYDDQQVMTKQSLTEFDEFLNNPDRLLTDVTEINSIFQTPDNLKKITQDCDLRGDLIQVRHKLAIKIVLTRAEDTTKRLEIKANLPVSLYISPLVGMKGRLVLFDNANGNIHFRAGELVQLFTDGSSTPQRSTTPAPAPAPPNYQDRLKDHLLGREQQPMAIHSAPNSPPSLATPVAHTRKMTTSRRCRRTSRVGKGSLHTTSPRLRSCPKRRDKIPAPTHFPAASPCPGAVRFNLESGSFSSMRLTEVGEKRGGVFVCVDS, translated from the coding sequence atgaaaaattgtcAACACTTTATAGACAACAAAGAGATTCAGAAGGGCATGTTTGGACTCAAATCATCGCATGGTGGATACAGTAAGGATCCTTTAGTCTACTGCGACATTCGAGTGGACTCACCTTATAAGGATTTGGTGCTCATAAGAGGATCACCATTAGAATCGAACCCTGTCCCACTCAATGGCCGGCTGTTATTCTCTCTTTCCCATGATATGCTAGtgaaaaagatttcttTAAAACTAATTGGTCGTTTTAAGCTGGATTTCTTGCAGATGGGAAGGGACAATAATCGTTCTGGTGTTACAAGTATTGTAAAGGATCAAAAAACCGTACTAGAAACCAGATGGGAAAACCTGCTAGTTTCCTCACAAGGAAACACAGTGATTGGAGACGATAAGCATTACGCTGGGGATGCGGGTCGCCGAGAACTAGCCAAACGATCGCTTTCCAGCCCTGTAGTGAATcgattgatcaagaagaattcaagCCATGTCTTGGAACTTCCGACCAACGGTGTAACGGGCACTCCCTACAAGGACTTGTATTCTTCCTCGTCCTATGTGTTTCATCTACCCAAGGGTAACTACGATTTGCCCTTCCAAGTTATACTGCCAAGCGAAATAATGGAAACCGTGGAAGGTCTACAAAGTGGATCGCTTTTATACAACTTCGAAGCGCGGATAGACCGCAAACGAAAATCCAGCAGTGTCACTTCACTACTCAAGGAAGATCTGGAAGCCCTGCACCTACACCAACCTTCAATGACAACGTACAAATATCTACGCATTTTCCGCACTTTAGCGCCCGATGATTTATCGCTTCAACAGGAGATGAGCGTCGGAGCAACGTGTAAAGACAAGATCCAGTACGAAGTGAGTATCCCAAGTAAAGCAATCGCCATCGGAGACTCCATACCAATTCATATAAGACTGTTTCCTTTCCAAAAGGGTTACATCCTCGACAAGATCAACGCATCCCTATTACAATTCTACTTGGTACGCGACAACGCGGGCCAACCTTATGATGATCAACAAGTAATGACCAAACAATCGCTTACAGAGTTTGACGAATTTCTCAATAATCCTGACCGTCTACTTACCGACGTAACAGAGATCAACTCGATATTCCAGACCCCGGAcaatctgaaaaaaatcaCCCAAGACTGTGATCTACGCGGTGATCTCATTCAAGTTCGCCATAAGCTAGCGATCAAGATCGTACTCACAAGAGCGGAGGATACTACAAAGCGGTTGGAAATCAAAGCAAACCTCCCCGTATCACTTTACATATCACCGCTTGTCGGAATGAAAGGTCGCTTGGTGCTATTTGACAATGCTAACGGGAACATTCATTTCAGAGCGGGAGAACTGGTCCAATTGTTCACCGACGGCAGTTCGACCCCCCAGCGCAGCACCACTCCAGCACCAGCACCAGCTCCGCCCAACTACCAGGACCGGTTAAAGGACCACCTTCTCGGCCGTGAACAACAGCCGATGGCCATCCACTCGGCTCCTAACTCCCCTCCGTCTCTCGCGACACCCGTAGCCCACACACGCAAGATGACTACTTCACGCAGGTGCCGTCGTACGAGCAGAGTTGGCAAGGGGTCGCTACACACGACGAGCCCCCGCCTCCGCTCTTGCCCTAAACGCCGAGACAAGATCCCCGCCCCCACTC